The Patagioenas fasciata isolate bPatFas1 chromosome 3, bPatFas1.hap1, whole genome shotgun sequence genome contains a region encoding:
- the COL10A1 gene encoding collagen alpha-1(X) chain, which translates to MHLQISLLLLFCLNIVHGSDGYFSERYQKQSSIKGPPFLPFNVKSQGVQIRGEQGPPGPPGPVGPRGQPGPAGKPGFGSPGPQGPPGPPGPPGFSAVGKPGLPGLPGKPGERGLNGEKGEAGPIGLPGARGPQGPPGIPGPAGLTVPGKPGPQGPPGAQGPRGPPGEKGEPGIPGINGQKGENGFGVPGRPGGRGLPGPQGPRGLPGPAGVGKPGENGLPGQPGLKGDRGLPGAPGAAGIPGPQGPPGEPGEAIVGKPGPMGPPGAAGIPGAKGHPGPAGLPGSPGLPGFGKPGLPGMKGHRGPEGPPGVPGNKGDQGPAGVPGEPGPAGPPGNMGPQGPKGLPGENGLPGPKGDMGPAGLPGIPGAKGERGLPGLEGKPGYPGEQGLAGPKGHPGFPGPKGDTGHAGLPGLPGPMGPQGAKGVPGINGEPGPRGPSGIPGTRGPIGPPGLPGAPGAKGEPGAPGLPGPAGITTKGLSGPMGPPGPPGPKGNNGEPGLPGPPGPPGPPGQAVIPQMPDSYVKAGGVNQALTEMPVSAFSVILSKAYPAATVPIKFDKILYNRQQHYDPRTGIFTCRIPGLYYFSYHVHAKGTNVWVALYKNGSPIMYTYDEYMKGYLDQASGSAVIDLMENDQVWLQLPNSESNGLYSSDYVHSSFSGFLFAHI; encoded by the exons ATGCATTTACAAATATCCTTACtgctgctgttttgtctgaacatTGTCCATGGTAGTGATGGATATTTTTCCGAGAGATACCAGAAACAATCCAGCATCAAGGGGCCACCTTTTCTACCATTCAATGTGAAGAGTCAAG GTGTGCAGATAAGGGGTGAACAAGGACCCCCTGGTCCCCCAGGCCCTGTTGGACCAAGAGGACAACCAGGTCCCGCAGGAAAACCAGGGTTTGGAAGTCCTGGTCCCCAAGGCCCTCCAGGTCCCCCAGGACCACCTGGATTCTCTGCAGTTGGAAAACCAGGCTTGCCAGGTCTACCAGGAAAGCCAGGAGAGAGAGGACTAAATGGTGAGAAAGGAGAAGCTGGACCTATTGGGCTCCCAGGTGCAAGAGGGCCACAAGGACCCCCTGGCATTCCCGGCCCCGCAGGACTGACTGTTCCTGGCAAGCCAGGACCACAAGGCCCTCCAGGAGCTCAAGGGCCAAGGGGCCCCCCAGGCGAGAAGGGAGAGCCAGGTATCCCCGGTATAAACGGACAAAAGGGAGAAAATGGGTTCGGCGTTCCAGGTCGCCCAGGTGGCAGGGGTCTGCCAGGCCCACAGGGGCCCCGTGGCCTTCCCGGTCCCGCTGGAGTGGGGAAGCCTGGTGAAAATGGTCTTCCAGGTCAGCCAGGTCTGAAAGGTGACAGGGGTTTACCTGGCGCACCCGGAGCAGCTGGTATCCCAGGACCCCAGGGTCCTCCCGGAGAACCCGGAGAAGCCATCGTTGGCAAGCCTGGGCCAATGggacccccaggagcagcaggcatCCCTGGAGCCAAGGGACACCCTGGACCTGCAGGCTTGCCTGGATCCCCAGGTCTTCCAGGATTCGGAAAGCCAGGATTGCCAGGGATGAAGGGACACAGAGGGCCTGAAGGTCCTCCTGGTGTTCCAGGAAACAAAGGAGACCAAGGCCCAGCCGGCGTGCCAGGAGAACCAGGACCTGCTGGGCCACCAGGAAACATGGGCCCCCAAGGACCCAAAGGCTTGCCCGGTGAGAACGGCCTACCTGGACCCAAAGGAGACATGGGTCCTGCAGGCCTCCCGGGAATCCCAGGAGCCAAGGGTGAACGAGGTCTACCGGGATTAGAGGGAAAACCAGGATACCCAGGTGAGCAGGGTCTTGCCGGTCCTAAGGGACACCCAGGTTTCCCAGGTCCAAAAGGCGACACTGGCCATGCTGGGCTACCTGGCTTGCCTGGTCCAATGGGTCCACAAGGAGCTAAAGGAGTGCCAGGGATCAACGGCGAGCCGGGCCCCAGGGGACCTTCAGGAATACCTGGCACCAGAGGCCCCATTGGCCCccctggcctgccaggagccccTGGTGCAAAAGGTGAGCCAGGAGCACCTGGATTGCCAGGCCCAGCAGGTATTACTACAAAAGGCTTGAGCGGACCCATGGGACCACCTGGACCCCCTGGGCCTAAAGGCAACAATGGAGAGCCTGGTTTGCCAGGCCCCCCAGGTCCTCCTGGTCCCCCTGGCCAAGCTGTAATCCCACAGATGCCCGACAGCTATGTTAAAGCAGGAGGAGTAAACCAAGCTCTTACAGAGATGCCAGTGTCTGCTTTCAGTGTCATCCTCTCAAAAGCCTACCCTGCAGCAACAGTGCCCATAAAATTTGACAAGATCTTGTACAATAGGCAGCAACACTATGACCCCAGAACAGGAATCTTCACCTGCAGGATCCCTGGACTGTACTATTTCTCCTACCATGTACATGCAAAAGGAACAAATGTTTGGGTTGCACTCTACAAAAATGGTTCCCCAATCATGTACACTTACGATGAGTACATGAAAGGATACCTCGACCAGGCTTCTGGCAGTGCTGTCATCGATCTCATGGAAAATGATCAAGTGTGGCTCCAACTGCCCAATTCAGAATCTAATGGTCTCTATTCCTCTGACTACGTTCACTCTTCTTTCTCAGGTTTCCTATTTGCTCATATCTAA